The genomic stretch GCTTTCGGCGGAGATGACGAAGAGAAGCAGGAGGTGGTCTTCGAGGGTCTGATGGAGAAGGAACCATTACTGCTTCACGACGTCCTCGACGGCATTCTCACCATTGGCACGTTGGGACACCAAGGCAACTTTCTTTCTCGATCCTACTCCATCCAGGAAGACCATCTCCTGCAGGAGGACGAAGCAGACACGGAGGTagaggagagagaagaaggaACGGAAGTTGCGCCGGCCATCATCGAGTCAATTAAGGTCAAACCACCTGTTGAAGCAGAGGTGAAAGAGGTGACGGTGGTGGTGAAAGACGTAGAAGAGTCCCCACTGCTGGAGGAGGACAAGAAGAAAAGAGAGCGGGGAAGGACGACGCTCGCCGATCTGTTTGCTGCCGAGAATCTCAACGAGGGAGCCAATGCCAACCGTGAGAGGAAGAAGACAGCGAAGACAAAGAAACAGGAGAAGCGGACATCACCCTGCACCGCCAAAGCCAAAGCCAAAGCCAACACCACCACCAACACAAAGCTACAGAAGGTACGCTTCGCCACTCTCTCATGCATGGTCTGTGAGTGTCAATGCTGTTCTCAGCCACCCTCTCTCCGTGAATGGCAATACTTGTTTACTAGAAGTTTCCTGATCTCGATGTTTTGTTGACTGGTTTGTGGTGAATGGGTAGCTGATGACAAAAATGTTGAAGAAGAAGATCCATCCAGAGATTGCAGTGATGCCCAAATCATCGGAAACACAGACCCAAGAAACAAGAAG from Musa acuminata AAA Group cultivar baxijiao chromosome BXJ1-3, Cavendish_Baxijiao_AAA, whole genome shotgun sequence encodes the following:
- the LOC135636972 gene encoding protein TILLER ANGLE CONTROL 1-like isoform X2, producing MKIIFDWMRRKLHPSVKYSQVSRKKDAFGGDDEEKQEVVFEGLMEKEPLLLHDVLDGILTIGTLGHQGNFLSRSYSIQEDHLLQEDEADTEVEEREEGTEVAPAIIESIKVKPPVEAEVKEVTVVVKDVEESPLLEEDKKKRERGRTTLADLFAAENLNEGANANRERKKTAKTKKQEKRTSPCTAKAKAKANTTTNTKLQKLMTKMLKKKIHPEIAVMPKSSETQTQETRSH
- the LOC135636972 gene encoding protein TILLER ANGLE CONTROL 1-like isoform X1; translation: MKIIFDWMRRKLHPSVKYSQVSRKKDAFGGDDEEKQEVVFEGLMEKEPLLLHDVLDGILTIGTLGHQGNFLSRSYSIQEDHLLQEDEADTEVEEREEGTEVAPAIIESIKVKPPVEAEVKEVTVVVKDVEESPLLEEDKKKRERGRTTLADLFAAENLNEGANANRERKKTAKTKKQEKRTSPCTAKAKAKANTTTNTKLQKLMTKMLKKKIHPEIAVMPKSSETQTQETRSHW